In a single window of the Cucurbita pepo subsp. pepo cultivar mu-cu-16 chromosome LG18, ASM280686v2, whole genome shotgun sequence genome:
- the LOC111780496 gene encoding beta-glucosidase 24-like, with protein MAALSSSSSLTLFLRVLVAEVQDDDSNHVIKRSDFPEDFIFGAASSAYQYEGGISTRGINNWDIYTHKYKERIVDHSNGDVAVDQIRRYKEDLSFLQQTGFHAYRFSISWTRILRDGTLEGGLNKEGIEYYNNLIDDMISKGITPMVTLFHWEIPQAFVDEYGGFLSSRIVKDFTDFVDVCFREFGDRVKHWITVNEPNTYTMMGYALGQYPPGRCSEWQIHNCLGGNAATEPYIVGHNLILAHAHAVKVYRDKYQKTHKGVIGITVLADWYVPLTDTPADIEATNRAVDFFSGWFFNPVVHGNYPETMISRVKERLPHFTEEQRILIKGSYDFLGVNYYTSNYAKNDDKPAERPSYLTDSGAISLNEPSLGPKVNASSWLAVYPRGLKDALMDIKRKYNDPVIYITENGYFDYDGPNVKELIDDKKRAEFYNDHLYYLHKAMEDGVKVKGFFAWTLLDDFEWKSGYTKRLGLIYIDFLNDLKRIPKLSLKWFANFLQN; from the exons ATGGCTGCGttatcgtcttcttcctctttaaCTTTGtttcttcgtgttcttgtaGCGGAAGTGCAGGACGACGATAGTAATCACGTAATCAAACGAAGTGATTTTCCTGAAGACTTTATTTTTGGTGCAGCATCTTCAGCTTACCAG TATGAAGGTGGTATCTCAACAAGAGGAATAAATAATTGGGATATCTACACTCATAAATACAAAG AGAGAATTGTGGATCATAGCAATGGAGATGTAGCCGTTGATCAGATCCGTCGCTACAAG GAAGATCTTTCCTTCCTGCAACAAACTGGCTTTCATGCTTATAGATTCTCGATTTCTTGGACTAGAATATTGCGAG ATGGAACTTTGGAAGGAGGTCTGAATAAGGAGGGAATCGAGTACTACAATAATCTCATTGACGACATGATCTCCAAGG GCATCACACCTATGGTTACACTTTTTCATTGGGAAATTCCACAAGCTTTTGTCGATGAATATGGAGGCTTCTTGAGTTCTCGAATCGT GAAAGATTTTACGGACTTCGTCGACGTTTGCTTTCGAGAATTTGGAGATAGAGTTAAGCATTGGATCACGGTGAACGAACCAAATACTTACACCATGATGGGTTATGCATTGGGACAATATCCACCTGGTAGATGTTCAGAGTGGCAAATTCACAATTGTCTTGGTGGGAATGCAGCCACAGAACCATACATCGTTGGTCATAACCTAATTCTTGCTCATGCTCATGCTGTCAAAGTTTATAGAGACAAATATCAG AAAACACATAAGGGTGTGATCGGCATCACAGTGCTGGCTGATTGGTATGTCCCGTTAACAGATACTCCGGCCGACATAGAAGCTACAAATAGAGCTGTTGATTTCTTTTCTGGTTG GTTCTTCAATCCAGTCGTACATGGTAATTATCCAGAGACCATGATATCCCGAGTAAAAGAAAGATTGCCCCATTTCacagaagaacaaagaattttGATAAAAGGAAGCTATGATTTTCTTGGAGTCAactactacacatccaattatgCCAAAAATGATGACAAACCAGCTGAACGTCCATCCTACCTCACTGATTCTGGTGCCATTTCTTTAA ATGAACCTTCACTTGGTCCAAAG GTGAATGCATCATCTTGGCTCGCGGTTTATCCACGAGGGTTAAAGGATGCGTTGATggacattaaaagaaaatataacgATCCAGTTATCTACATCACAGAAAATG GATATTTTGACTACGATGGTCCTAATGTTAAGGAATTGATTGATGATAAGAAGAGAGCGGAATTCTATAACGATCATCTTTATTATCTTCACAAAGCAATGGA GGATGGAGTAAAGGTAAAAGGATTCTTTGCATGGACGTTATTGGACGATTTTGAATGGAAATCGGGATATACCAAGCGCCTTGGCCTCATCTATATTGATTTCTTAAACGACTTGAAAAGAATACCAAAGCTTTCACTGAAATGGTTCGCCAATTTCCTCCAAAACTAG